Proteins co-encoded in one Syngnathoides biaculeatus isolate LvHL_M chromosome 22, ASM1980259v1, whole genome shotgun sequence genomic window:
- the LOC133495817 gene encoding zinc finger protein 420-like isoform X2, with product MDEGSSEQPGPSLPLPTLRLLFPPIRLVSAAIWQTIEHKIVLDYGLLEEFVFMVTEIVPQLLSTRQRAELILGLRARLILELCRSEETANVQTIQPHLDRMQSLQTLWKVETGNAAPDISQSHFMILTRNMLRNSEERENFFQNIFPGDFGPTYDKAIQTLMWLFLSRLEKLIPSQSLQQIASLLSDSSSVLRQCMESFTASQGLKTVLDTHKDLTQLEDVDSCEVDSGILSALCFPPVERDVILNQQTGTDPESGVVYTDCSEMEVESVNKMPFPETNVQKPWLGIGHEEKPDVGTKAVPESAGAAGCEMEDHHDNLSETLIIGEDGKVTVLDSLVKTPNRRGRKKKRLDDEDFQMPGGARDPDFDLLKRPVRKNRGLKMKRLLSQWRKSGRTSAASSSNSSPKRFSSSLVSPKGNDLDDRTCNVCGKVVNHAKFLERHMSQHTEEMTYSCAECQRSFKNFRFLQQHKCQSVTKETESQKENTETAGEEDDKSSILICEPDNEPVPADNTADDPDYSPGEEKRSSKELGQKIPEDTKNILDGPFYCPHCSVEFKCKQTFRFHLRNICYNEQQVDPDQLEDVRHCFRCNECDKAFKYKSTLDSHKQTHNPLYCEVCMKLVRDSEALAMHKESHTPFQCNQCEDNFPVFKALHKHYIDVHNPTEPFTCTHCQTTFASLKRFIRHEWKHTGYQPFQCPHCSKRFRSYSDLVEHQKKHTKAYPFLCWECGKKFRHGVTLTRHVERVHQSGELVSDKALPTFTCGQCGKSFTSRRCLLKHDNFHHKGMRFPCEHCGKGFFGKDALVRHTLIHTGERPFKCDDCDKSFRSSAELKIHRRYHTGERPFKCEICEKGFVQSCFLTLHMRTHTGERPYVCTVCTKAFSSLHGLKRHRRLVHA from the exons ATGGACGAAGGTTCCTCTGAGCAGCCGG GTCCATCTCTCCCCCTCCCCACTCTGCGCCTTCTGTTTCCACCAATTCGCCTGGTCTCTGCAGCCATCTGGCAGACGATAGAGCACAAGATTGTATTGGATTATGGACTGCTTGAAGAGTTTGTGTTTATGGTTACTGAAATTGTTCCTCAACTCCTTTCAACAAGGCAACGTGCGGAACTAATTTTGGGTCTGCGTGCACGG CTCATCTTGGAGCTTTGCCGCTCTGAGGAAACTGCCAACGTACAGACCATTCAGCCGCACCTTGACCGTATGCAAAGCCTCCAAACACTGTGGAAAGTAGAG ACTGGTAATGCAGCACCAGACATTTCACAATCTCATTTTATGATCCTGACGCGAAATATGCTGAGAAATTCTGAGGAGAGAGAGAACTTTTTTCAA AACATTTTTCCTGGAGACTTTGGTCCGACATATGACAAAGCAATCCAGACATTGATGTGGCTGTTTCTGTCCAGGCTCGAAAAGCTTATTCCAAGTCAGTCTCTCCAACAG ATTGCATCTTTGCTAAGTGATTCCTCTTCAGTTCTGAGACAGTGTATGGAATCTTTTACTGCGTCTCAGGGGCTCAAAACTGTGTTGGACACCCATAAAGACCTCACCCAGTTGGAGGATGTTG ACTCTTGTGAGGTTGATAGTGGCATCTTATCCGCACTATGTTTTCCTCCTGTGGAAAGAGATGTGATCCTCAATCAGCAAACGGGAACCGATCCAGAGAGTGGTGTGGTTTATACAGACTGTTCAGAGATGGAGGTCGAGTCTGTAAACAAAATGCCATTTCCAGAGACAAACGTGCAAAAACCGTGGTTGGGAATTGGCCATGAAGAAAAGCCAGACGTTGGTACAAAGGCCGTTCCAGAAAGTGCAGGTGCTGCTGGTTGTGAAATGGAAGACCACCATGACAACCTATCTGAAACTCTGATCATTGGGGAGGATGGCAAAGTGACGGTGCTTGATAGTTTAGTAAAGACTCCTAACAGACGAGGGAGAAAAAAGAAGCGTCTTGATGATGAAGATTTTCAAATGCCGGGAGGCGCAAGGGATCCAGACTTTGATTTGCTCAAAAGACCAGTACGAAAGAATCGCGGACTTAAGATGAAACGGCTCCTGTCACAGTGGAGGAAATCTGGAAGGACATCGGCCGCCAGCAGTAGCAACAGTAGTCCAAAAAGATTTTCAAGCTCCCTTGTGTCACCCAAAGGCAATGACTTGGACGACAGAACGTGCAATGTGTGTGGCAAGGTGGTTAACCATGCCAAATTCTTGGAACGCCACATGAGTCAACACACGGAAGAGATGACTTACTCTTGTGCAGAGTGTCAAAGAAGTTTCAAGAACTTCCGCTTCTTACAGCAACATAAATGCCAAAGTGTGACGAAAGAGACCGAATCCCAGAAAGAGAACACAGAGACTGCGGGAGAAGAAGATGACAAGTCATCCatccttatttgtgaaccaGACAATGAACCGGTGCCTGCAGACAACACCGCAGATGACCCTGATTACTCACCCGGTGAAGAAAAGAGGTCTTCCAAAGAATTGGGACAGAAAATTCCAGAGGACACCAAAAATATCCTTGATGGTCCATTTTATTGTCCCCATTGCAGCGTGGAATTCAAGTGTAAACAGACGTTTCGGTTTCATTTAAGAAACATCTGTTACAACGAGCAGCAGGTAGATCCGGATCAACTCGAAGACGTTAGGCATTGTTTCCGGTGCAATGAATGTGACAAGGCCTTCAAGTACAAATCAACCTTAGATTCCCAcaaacaaactcacaacccACTGTACTGCGAGGTTTGCATGAAACTGGTGCGTGACTCTGAAGCGTTGGCCATGCATAAAGAGTCACACACGCCGTTTCAGTGCAACCAGTGTGAGGATAACTTTCCCGTGTTTAAGGCATTGCATAAGCACTACATAGACGTCCATAATCCCACAGAGCCGTTCACTTGCACCCACTGCCAGACAACATTTGCCAGTTTGAAACGTTTCATCAGACATGAGTGGAAACACACTGGTTACCAGCCGTTTCAGTGCCCCCACTGCTCGAAAAGGTTCCGATCGTACTCCGACCTCGTCGAGCACCAGAAGAAACACACTAAGGCTTATCCATTTCTTTGCTGGGAGTGCGGCAAGAAATTCCGACACGGTGTCACACTGACGAGACATGTTGAGCGTGTACATCAGTCTGGCGAACTTGTCAGCGATAAAGCTTTACCAACGTTTACCTGTGGTCAGTGCGGGAAGAGCTTCACCTCAAGGAGGTGCCTCCTGAAACATGACAACTTCCATCACAAAGGCATGCGCTTCCCCTGTGAGCATTGTGGAAAGGGTTTCTTCGGTAAAGATGCACTCGTGAGGCATACTTTGATCCATACGGGTGAAAGGCCTTTCAAATGTGATGACTGCGACAAGTCTTTCCGGTCCTCTGCAGAACTTAAAATCCATCGCAGATACCATACGGGGGAAAGGCCGTTTAAGTGTGAAATCTGTGAAAAGGGCTTTGTCCAGTCCTGTTTTCTCACACTACATATGCGAACCCATACTGGGGAGAGGCCGTATGTTTGTACTGTCTGTACCAAAGCGTTTTCCAGTTTACATGGGCTAAAAAGACATCGCAGGCTTGTCCATGCATAG
- the LOC133495817 gene encoding zinc finger protein with KRAB and SCAN domains 7-like isoform X1 translates to MLLIIVNQDFIFRFSNHKLGLALNLDYGQVFTSSKVLSNSSIDYSPSLPLPTLRLLFPPIRLVSAAIWQTIEHKIVLDYGLLEEFVFMVTEIVPQLLSTRQRAELILGLRARLILELCRSEETANVQTIQPHLDRMQSLQTLWKVETGNAAPDISQSHFMILTRNMLRNSEERENFFQNIFPGDFGPTYDKAIQTLMWLFLSRLEKLIPSQSLQQIASLLSDSSSVLRQCMESFTASQGLKTVLDTHKDLTQLEDVDSCEVDSGILSALCFPPVERDVILNQQTGTDPESGVVYTDCSEMEVESVNKMPFPETNVQKPWLGIGHEEKPDVGTKAVPESAGAAGCEMEDHHDNLSETLIIGEDGKVTVLDSLVKTPNRRGRKKKRLDDEDFQMPGGARDPDFDLLKRPVRKNRGLKMKRLLSQWRKSGRTSAASSSNSSPKRFSSSLVSPKGNDLDDRTCNVCGKVVNHAKFLERHMSQHTEEMTYSCAECQRSFKNFRFLQQHKCQSVTKETESQKENTETAGEEDDKSSILICEPDNEPVPADNTADDPDYSPGEEKRSSKELGQKIPEDTKNILDGPFYCPHCSVEFKCKQTFRFHLRNICYNEQQVDPDQLEDVRHCFRCNECDKAFKYKSTLDSHKQTHNPLYCEVCMKLVRDSEALAMHKESHTPFQCNQCEDNFPVFKALHKHYIDVHNPTEPFTCTHCQTTFASLKRFIRHEWKHTGYQPFQCPHCSKRFRSYSDLVEHQKKHTKAYPFLCWECGKKFRHGVTLTRHVERVHQSGELVSDKALPTFTCGQCGKSFTSRRCLLKHDNFHHKGMRFPCEHCGKGFFGKDALVRHTLIHTGERPFKCDDCDKSFRSSAELKIHRRYHTGERPFKCEICEKGFVQSCFLTLHMRTHTGERPYVCTVCTKAFSSLHGLKRHRRLVHA, encoded by the exons ATGCTGTTAATTATTGTTAATCAGGATTTCATCTTCCGCTTTAGCAATCACAAGCTAGGATTAGCACTGAATTTAGACTACGGTCAAGTGTTTACGTCATCCAAAGTATTATCTAACAGTAGTATTGATTACA GTCCATCTCTCCCCCTCCCCACTCTGCGCCTTCTGTTTCCACCAATTCGCCTGGTCTCTGCAGCCATCTGGCAGACGATAGAGCACAAGATTGTATTGGATTATGGACTGCTTGAAGAGTTTGTGTTTATGGTTACTGAAATTGTTCCTCAACTCCTTTCAACAAGGCAACGTGCGGAACTAATTTTGGGTCTGCGTGCACGG CTCATCTTGGAGCTTTGCCGCTCTGAGGAAACTGCCAACGTACAGACCATTCAGCCGCACCTTGACCGTATGCAAAGCCTCCAAACACTGTGGAAAGTAGAG ACTGGTAATGCAGCACCAGACATTTCACAATCTCATTTTATGATCCTGACGCGAAATATGCTGAGAAATTCTGAGGAGAGAGAGAACTTTTTTCAA AACATTTTTCCTGGAGACTTTGGTCCGACATATGACAAAGCAATCCAGACATTGATGTGGCTGTTTCTGTCCAGGCTCGAAAAGCTTATTCCAAGTCAGTCTCTCCAACAG ATTGCATCTTTGCTAAGTGATTCCTCTTCAGTTCTGAGACAGTGTATGGAATCTTTTACTGCGTCTCAGGGGCTCAAAACTGTGTTGGACACCCATAAAGACCTCACCCAGTTGGAGGATGTTG ACTCTTGTGAGGTTGATAGTGGCATCTTATCCGCACTATGTTTTCCTCCTGTGGAAAGAGATGTGATCCTCAATCAGCAAACGGGAACCGATCCAGAGAGTGGTGTGGTTTATACAGACTGTTCAGAGATGGAGGTCGAGTCTGTAAACAAAATGCCATTTCCAGAGACAAACGTGCAAAAACCGTGGTTGGGAATTGGCCATGAAGAAAAGCCAGACGTTGGTACAAAGGCCGTTCCAGAAAGTGCAGGTGCTGCTGGTTGTGAAATGGAAGACCACCATGACAACCTATCTGAAACTCTGATCATTGGGGAGGATGGCAAAGTGACGGTGCTTGATAGTTTAGTAAAGACTCCTAACAGACGAGGGAGAAAAAAGAAGCGTCTTGATGATGAAGATTTTCAAATGCCGGGAGGCGCAAGGGATCCAGACTTTGATTTGCTCAAAAGACCAGTACGAAAGAATCGCGGACTTAAGATGAAACGGCTCCTGTCACAGTGGAGGAAATCTGGAAGGACATCGGCCGCCAGCAGTAGCAACAGTAGTCCAAAAAGATTTTCAAGCTCCCTTGTGTCACCCAAAGGCAATGACTTGGACGACAGAACGTGCAATGTGTGTGGCAAGGTGGTTAACCATGCCAAATTCTTGGAACGCCACATGAGTCAACACACGGAAGAGATGACTTACTCTTGTGCAGAGTGTCAAAGAAGTTTCAAGAACTTCCGCTTCTTACAGCAACATAAATGCCAAAGTGTGACGAAAGAGACCGAATCCCAGAAAGAGAACACAGAGACTGCGGGAGAAGAAGATGACAAGTCATCCatccttatttgtgaaccaGACAATGAACCGGTGCCTGCAGACAACACCGCAGATGACCCTGATTACTCACCCGGTGAAGAAAAGAGGTCTTCCAAAGAATTGGGACAGAAAATTCCAGAGGACACCAAAAATATCCTTGATGGTCCATTTTATTGTCCCCATTGCAGCGTGGAATTCAAGTGTAAACAGACGTTTCGGTTTCATTTAAGAAACATCTGTTACAACGAGCAGCAGGTAGATCCGGATCAACTCGAAGACGTTAGGCATTGTTTCCGGTGCAATGAATGTGACAAGGCCTTCAAGTACAAATCAACCTTAGATTCCCAcaaacaaactcacaacccACTGTACTGCGAGGTTTGCATGAAACTGGTGCGTGACTCTGAAGCGTTGGCCATGCATAAAGAGTCACACACGCCGTTTCAGTGCAACCAGTGTGAGGATAACTTTCCCGTGTTTAAGGCATTGCATAAGCACTACATAGACGTCCATAATCCCACAGAGCCGTTCACTTGCACCCACTGCCAGACAACATTTGCCAGTTTGAAACGTTTCATCAGACATGAGTGGAAACACACTGGTTACCAGCCGTTTCAGTGCCCCCACTGCTCGAAAAGGTTCCGATCGTACTCCGACCTCGTCGAGCACCAGAAGAAACACACTAAGGCTTATCCATTTCTTTGCTGGGAGTGCGGCAAGAAATTCCGACACGGTGTCACACTGACGAGACATGTTGAGCGTGTACATCAGTCTGGCGAACTTGTCAGCGATAAAGCTTTACCAACGTTTACCTGTGGTCAGTGCGGGAAGAGCTTCACCTCAAGGAGGTGCCTCCTGAAACATGACAACTTCCATCACAAAGGCATGCGCTTCCCCTGTGAGCATTGTGGAAAGGGTTTCTTCGGTAAAGATGCACTCGTGAGGCATACTTTGATCCATACGGGTGAAAGGCCTTTCAAATGTGATGACTGCGACAAGTCTTTCCGGTCCTCTGCAGAACTTAAAATCCATCGCAGATACCATACGGGGGAAAGGCCGTTTAAGTGTGAAATCTGTGAAAAGGGCTTTGTCCAGTCCTGTTTTCTCACACTACATATGCGAACCCATACTGGGGAGAGGCCGTATGTTTGTACTGTCTGTACCAAAGCGTTTTCCAGTTTACATGGGCTAAAAAGACATCGCAGGCTTGTCCATGCATAG
- the anln2 gene encoding LOW QUALITY PROTEIN: anillin, actin binding protein 2 (The sequence of the model RefSeq protein was modified relative to this genomic sequence to represent the inferred CDS: inserted 1 base in 1 codon), translating into MDRSKDPFCQSGPETYASPANPRVRTLSNVVSNLQHKLQDDVTPSSQQFSRIRQEREQELNKLPFQPISENAWLKRSSSDPSLFQVNDRGLNNGSYIEAGTAGAWTGPLTVCSPEDCATSLGSDGKIGRQLQFERKETKTAQIDNDGEQRGEKPDDQPGQIFARVSRDENQNKSELSACEEQNRDESIRVEFNIKRKNISGVTEQKEQAEENIKDSESSYGDEPMELSTEEELRLWKYPTCHGPKCGVSENQAQSVCANKDHRLGELPKENKPRVSSVAQHGGATRIYQDEHRTANEFVAIRDSSYTHTDRTPRRKRSHCESERCTSDQGRDKCLPSLTNNEGVEESRKKVKVETIAGNITNNHESEQHPDESDGHRKPNQIQITNGKEGLRLVSNEAGSRDVVNQKPEVKLLEVNETPRPKNVTLLSKNVEEIEEMALDGCQSMADCGRAEETYIAGGGANSRNPKLETIHASSSSGGSTEQREETSVADVEVSSLDETNTAEIIDQMFEEVLEYAERKEEKQYNEEDTEDQDSGISNWCGEKERVNIKLDSKKSREHLNAKDECEKFQSNGDELLTFPPDGILSPLSKSVEAVVIPLKRKRLASGMEADPESLLLTQGETPSSPVETSPLYSIDAYRTQRQSKLLAIQCVTHGVERGIPEKPQPQAPTNIKDKILALNEEAAKLQTVIKQTLQALSCCTDXEHGRGSLEEAEAEKLLLVTCEKCSALQAEVVKLREETGSDSKAEENDTQQPCRGTVTITNIQLPLKLEYVCSSHNISGRPSHYFFILIRYGPCNIVSTPLATTADAQNGDAISFPTSVTLKDIRSTFEIDVEVYSLSQTSGTNGGNDHSITKSRVTPKKLLNTLTHRTSSNLTSPVVPTVYTRRSSNFCLVGSHKITLASLGHNKFLLDKMKLDGKIRRLLGDEFQEKVPFLSPLEGHIYLQLDSKSHSCVQNQGFLTMFEVISGYGAWHRRYFTLDGCTMLYWNHPNEKESKEAEGVISLSSAQYQCVRPVKRDACARPYTFELVSSNLQQDDNDGAIAKCWFSTDTKQEKLNWIEKLNQALLDFNTWNRSAAIHTEMQQSDNSSGNLRESIL; encoded by the exons ATGGATCGTTCCAAAGACCCATTCTGTCAGTCTGGGCCAGAGACCTATGCTAGCCCAGCAAATCCACGTGTGCGAACCCTTTCCAATGTGGTATCTAACCTTCAGCACAAGCTGCAAGATGATGTGACCCCGAGCTCTCAGCAGTTTTCTCGCATTCGTCAG GAGCGGGAGCAGGAGTTGAACAAGTTGCCTTTCCAACCAATTAGTGAAAATGCCTGGCTAAAGAGGAGCAGCTCTGACCCTTCATTATTTCAG GTCAACGACAGAGGGTTGAACAATGGCAGCTATATTGAAGCTGGTACAGCAGGAGCATGGACAGGACCGTTAACAG TATGTTCTCCTGAAGATTGTGCAACATCTCTTGGATCAGATGGCAAGATTGGAAGGCAGCTGCAATTTGAAAGGAAGGAGACGAAGACTGCTCAAATCGACAATGATGGAGAACAAAGAGGGGAGAAGCCAGATGATCAGCCAGGTCAAATATTCGCCAGAGTATCTAGGGATGAGAATCAGAACAAGTCTGAGCTGTCTGCATGTGAAGAACAGAACCGTGATGAATCAATTCGTGTTGAGTTCAATATCAAACGCAAGAATATTTCAGGTGTAACAGAACAGAAAGAGCAGGCTGAAGAAAATATCAAGGATAGTGAATCATCTTATGGTGATGAACCAATGGAGCTCTCAACAGAGGAGGAGTTGAGATTGTGGAAGTATCCTACTTGTCATGGTCCAAAATGTGGGGTGTCTGAAAACCAAGCGCAAAGTGTATGTGCTAACAAAGATCATAGGTTGGGTGAACTACCAAAAGAGAATAAACCTCGAGTAAGCAGTGTTGCACAGCATGGTGGGGCCACTCGTATCTACCAAGATGAACATCGGACGGCAAATGAATTTGTTGCGATACGTGATTCTtcttacacacacactgatAGGACGCCAAGAAGAAAACGGAGCCACTGTGAGTCAGAAAGGTGCACAAGTGACCAAGGACGAGACAAATGTTTACCTTCATTGACGAATAATGAGGGAGTGGAAGAGTCTCGTAAAAAAGTTAAAGTAGAAACTATCGCAGGAAATATTACCAATAACCATGAGTCAGAACAGCACCCTGATGAGAGTGATGGACATCGGAAGCCAAATCAAATCCAGATCACAAATGGGAAAGAAGGCCTGCGACTGGTGTCTAATGAGGCAGGTAGTAGGGATGTTGTAAACCAAAAGCCAGAAGTTAAACTGCTAGAGGTAAATGAGACTCCTCGCCCCAAGAACGTCACTCTCTTGTCAAAGAATGTTGAAGAAATTGAGGAAATGGCATTAGATGGATGCCAGAGTATGGCAGACTGTGGTCGAGCAGAAGAAACCTACATAGCAGGAGGAGGTGCAAACTCAAGGAACCCGAAGCTTGAGACGATCCATGCCTCAAGTTCCTCTGGGGGCTCCACGGAGCAGAGAGAAGAGACAAGTGTGGCAG ATGTTGAGGTCAGCTCTCTTGATGAGACCAACACTGCTGAGATAATTGACCAAATGTTTGAGGAAGTGCTGGAGTATgcagaaagaaaggaagaaaagcaATACAATGAAGAGGACACAGAAGACCAGGATAGTGGCATCAGCAATTGGtgtggagagaaagagagagtgaaTATTAAGTTGGACAGTAAGAAAAGTAGAGAACATTTGAATGCCAAAGATGAGTGTGAGAAGTTTCAAAGCAATGGGGATGAACTATTGACTTTCCCTCCTGATGGTATCCTCTCTCCGCTCAGCAAGTCCGTAGAGGCTGTGGTAATTCCACTG AAACGAAAGAGACTAGCAAGCGGCATGGAAGCTGACCCTGAATCTTTGCTCCTGACCCAAGGAGAGACCCCTAGCTCTCCTGTGGAAACTTCACCACTCTACAG CATCGATGCCTACCGCACACAAAGGCAGAGTAAGCTGCTGGCCATTCAGTGTGTTACACATGGGGTGGAGAGAGGAATACCTGAAAAGCCCCAGCCTCAAGCACCAACCAACATCAAGGACAAAATATTG GCACTAAATGAAGAAGCAGCCAAGCTGCAGACTGTCATCAAACAAACATTGCAGGCATTAAGTTGCTGCACTG GTGAGCATGGACGTGGTTCACTTGAGGAGGCTGAGGCTGAAAAGCTGCTACTTGTGACCT GTGAGAAGTGCTCAGCATTGCAAGCAGAAGTGGTCAAGCTCAGGGAGGAGACTGGTTCAGATTCTAAAGCGGAGGAGAATGATACACAGCAGCCTTGCAGAGGGACTGTTACCATCACAAATATACAACTGCCTCTCAAGTTGGAATACGTTTGTTCCTCACACAACATCTCAG GTCGTCCAAGTCACTATTTCTTCATCCTGATCCGTTACGGTCCCTGCAATATCGTTTCTACCCCACTGGCGACGACAGCAGATGCTCAGAATGGAGATGCCATTTCTTTCCCCACTTCTGTAACTCT GAAGGATATTCGCTCAACTTTTGAAATCGATGTTGAAGTTTATAGCCTG TCTCAAACATCAGGGACTAACGGTGGCAATGACCATTCAATCACCAAGTCAAGG GTAACCCCAAAAAAGCTTCTGAATACCCTAACA CACCGAACCAGCAGCAATCTCACAT CCCCTGTTGTTCCAACTGTATACACTCGTCGCTCTAGTAACTTTTGTCTGGTCGGGTCCCACAAGATCACATTAGCCAGTCTGGGACACAACAAGTTCCTGTTAGATAAG ATGAAACTCGATGGCAAAATTAGGAGGCTCCTGGGAGATGAATTTCAGGAAAAG GTGCCTTTTCTTTCTCCTCTAGAGGGCCACATCTACCTGCAACTGGACAGCAAGAGCCACTCGTGTGTGCAAAACCAAGGTTTTCTG ACCATGTTTGAAGTTATCAGCGGCTATGGGGCGTGGCATCGTCGATATTTTACTCTGGATGGCTGTACCATGCTTTACTGGAATCACCCCAATGAGAAAGAATCCAAG GAAGCAGAGGGTGTCATCTCCCTGTCCAGCGCCCAATATCAGTGTGTCAGACCAGTCAAGAGAGACGCGTGTGCTCGACCTTACACTTTTGAGCTGGTGAGCAGCAATCTACAGCAAGACGACAACGATGGAGCCATTGCcaa GTGTTGGTTTTCAACTGACACCAAACAGGAGAAATTGAACTGGATAGAGAAACTCAATCAAGCCCTTTTGGACTTCAATACATGGAACAGATCGGCAGCAATCCATACTGAAATGCAGCAGTCCGACAACTCAAGCGGGAACTTGAGAGAGAGCATCCTTTAA